The following proteins are co-located in the Microvirga ossetica genome:
- a CDS encoding adenylate/guanylate cyclase domain-containing protein, protein MSPQEHKVERRLAAIFAADVAGYSRLMSLDEVGTLRTLTAHRQIMDRLIADHRGRIANTAGDSVLAEFPSAVDAVQCAVDVQHTLSQANQDLPEEPTLRFRIGVHVGDVMVRNGDLLGDGVNIAARLQSLADPGGICLSEAAYGYVRKSVRLTFNDLGEQHVKNMEETIRAFAITLQSNALTAPRTTPESTVSRLSEKPSIAVLPFANMSGDPEQEYFADGVVEDITTALSRVKWIFVIARNSSFIYKGKAVDVQTVGRELGVRYVLEGSIRRAGDRIRITGQLIDVTSGAHLWANRFDGSMENIFDFQDQITESVIGAIEPSLRRAEIERARRKRPNSLDAYDLYLRSLPYAYANTPQDGEEALRLLLEALAREPDYPTAQAHAAWCYEQRFFRGGHRSEDKAEAVRHARAVMASATDDALALAIAAFVVAMLTHDYESAVGAVDRALLLNGNSALALGFSAMTEANAGRYEAAIVHGLRAVHLSPLDPMNYHPYLGMGFAYLFSGRNEEAVVASNHAIQANPSFMVSHALLVASYAQLGRLDAARVAAQRLLEAAPSFTVTMMEQMEFTAPERVAQFGAALRQAGLPD, encoded by the coding sequence ATGAGCCCCCAGGAGCATAAGGTCGAGCGACGACTGGCGGCAATCTTCGCTGCCGACGTGGCTGGTTACTCGCGCCTGATGAGCCTGGATGAGGTCGGAACGCTCCGTACCCTGACAGCCCACCGTCAAATCATGGACCGTCTTATTGCAGACCACCGAGGACGGATCGCGAACACCGCTGGTGATAGTGTCTTGGCCGAGTTCCCCAGCGCCGTGGATGCCGTCCAGTGTGCTGTAGACGTACAGCACACACTTTCGCAGGCGAACCAGGACCTCCCCGAGGAACCTACCCTACGATTTCGGATTGGGGTGCACGTCGGCGATGTCATGGTGCGGAATGGTGACCTGCTTGGAGACGGCGTGAATATCGCCGCTCGACTGCAAAGCCTTGCTGATCCGGGTGGCATCTGTCTCTCAGAAGCTGCTTATGGGTACGTGCGAAAGAGCGTCCGACTGACCTTCAACGATCTCGGTGAGCAGCACGTCAAGAATATGGAGGAGACAATCCGAGCCTTTGCCATCACCTTGCAAAGCAATGCCTTGACCGCTCCGCGAACAACGCCCGAGTCCACGGTATCGCGGCTCTCGGAAAAACCCTCCATCGCTGTCTTGCCATTCGCCAACATGAGCGGTGACCCAGAACAGGAGTATTTCGCTGATGGGGTAGTTGAGGACATCACTACCGCCCTTTCACGCGTCAAGTGGATCTTCGTCATCGCCCGCAACTCCTCGTTCATCTACAAGGGAAAAGCCGTGGATGTGCAGACGGTTGGGCGCGAACTTGGGGTACGGTATGTGCTTGAAGGCTCGATCCGGAGGGCTGGGGATCGTATCCGCATCACTGGCCAGCTAATTGATGTGACGAGCGGAGCCCATCTGTGGGCTAATCGGTTTGATGGCAGCATGGAGAACATCTTCGATTTCCAGGACCAGATCACTGAAAGTGTGATTGGAGCTATCGAGCCAAGCCTTCGCCGAGCCGAGATCGAGCGGGCACGGCGCAAACGCCCAAATAGCCTCGATGCTTATGATCTCTATCTCCGCTCCTTGCCCTACGCGTATGCGAATACGCCACAAGACGGCGAGGAGGCACTGCGTCTTCTGCTTGAGGCATTGGCGAGAGAGCCGGATTATCCTACTGCGCAGGCTCATGCCGCATGGTGCTACGAGCAGCGCTTCTTCCGGGGCGGTCATCGCTCCGAGGATAAGGCTGAGGCTGTGCGACATGCCCGTGCGGTAATGGCGTCGGCAACAGATGACGCCCTGGCGCTTGCTATAGCCGCCTTCGTTGTCGCCATGCTTACTCATGATTATGAGAGTGCCGTTGGAGCAGTGGACAGAGCGCTCCTTCTCAATGGCAATTCGGCTTTGGCACTTGGATTCAGTGCCATGACTGAAGCCAATGCCGGGCGGTATGAGGCGGCAATTGTGCATGGTCTGCGAGCGGTTCACCTGAGCCCGCTCGACCCGATGAACTACCATCCATATTTAGGGATGGGGTTTGCCTACCTGTTCAGTGGAAGGAACGAGGAGGCAGTGGTCGCGTCCAATCACGCTATCCAAGCGAATCCATCTTTTATGGTTTCCCATGCACTCCTCGTCGCAAGCTACGCGCAGCTTGGCCGTCTGGATGCCGCCAGGGTGGCGGCACAAAGGCTTCTCGAAGCCGCACCCAGCTTCACGGTCACTATGATGGAGCAGATGGAGTTCACCGCACCCGAGAGAGTGGCGCAGTTCGGAGCGGCCCTACGTCAGGCTGGTTTGCCGGACTGA